A segment of the Asinibacterium sp. OR53 genome:
TATATCTCAACCCCACAATTCATGGAAACCGTAAAAGCGCGCGCCATGATGCTGGGCAAAAGAATCGGTGTTGCTTATGCAGAAGGATATATTTCAGAGAAAGTACTGGGATTGAGCAGTTTCGATTCGATCATTCAACAAACTACTTAAATTAAGATGTCAAAAGTAAAAATAGGTCTGGTACAAACCACTTGCTCCGCCAACAAAGCGGAGAACCTTGCCAAAGCCATTGTAAAGATCAGGGAAGCGGCGGCCAAAGGCGCGCAGATCGTTTGCCTGCAGGAATTGTTTACTTCCCTGTATTTCTGCGATGTGGAAGATTATGACAACTTCCAGCTGGCCGAACCCATACCCGGCGATTCTACCAATGCGTTGAGTAAAGTAGCCGCCGAGTTGAATGTGGTGATCATTGCTTCGCTTTTTGAAAAGAGGGCGCAGGGGCTTTACCACAATACAACGGCTGTGCTCGATGCCGATGGCACGTACCTGGGTAAGTATCGTAAAATGCATATACCCGATGACCCGGCTTACTATGAAAAATTCTATTTCACGCCCGGCGATCTCGGCTATAAAACATTCAAAACAAAATACGCCACACTGGGTGTGTTGATCTGCTGGGACCAATGGTATCCCGAAGCCGCACGCATCACTTCACTCATGGGTGCGGAAATATTATTTTATCCCACAGCCATCGGCTGGGCTACTT
Coding sequences within it:
- a CDS encoding carbon-nitrogen hydrolase; amino-acid sequence: MSKVKIGLVQTTCSANKAENLAKAIVKIREAAAKGAQIVCLQELFTSLYFCDVEDYDNFQLAEPIPGDSTNALSKVAAELNVVIIASLFEKRAQGLYHNTTAVLDADGTYLGKYRKMHIPDDPAYYEKFYFTPGDLGYKTFKTKYATLGVLICWDQWYPEAARITSLMGAEILFYPTAIGWATSQDEATNTEQYNAWQTIQRSHAVANGVHVVSVNRVGLEQNGAMKFWGGSFVSNPFGSLLYKASHDAEEVAVVEIDTTATDRYRTHWPFMRDRRIDSYQPVTKRYIDED